Proteins encoded in a region of the Clostridium beijerinckii genome:
- a CDS encoding class I SAM-dependent rRNA methyltransferase, translated as MKEAILTVKKEFVKKYKNGYPLILGEAFDNIKDLKEEGQIITLIDEKKAFLGKGYYGKQNKGCGWILSNSKNSNLDYKFFYDKIRNAFSKRMKFYHSKDTTAFRVFNGEGDGIGGLTIDYFDEYYLITWYSRGIYTFKDNIIKAIKSLVSFDGIYEKKRFEENGMVVDEDSYVCGRKAPEPLIVKENKVNFSIYLNDGAMVGVFLDQKEVRKSIKDKYSNNKRVLNTFSYTGAFSMAAAKGGAITTSVDLASRSLEKTTENFTINNIDFTKHEIIVEDIFLYFKRAKKEELKFDVVILDPPSFATSKDNRFSAAKDYKGLVKSAIDITEDEGVIVASTNCATFNMGKFKKFIDEAFKESHRNYEILEEHTLPEDFAVTDKFPEGNYLKVVIVKMY; from the coding sequence ATGAAAGAAGCAATACTTACAGTAAAAAAAGAATTTGTTAAGAAATATAAAAATGGATATCCTTTAATTCTTGGAGAAGCTTTTGATAATATAAAAGATTTAAAAGAGGAGGGCCAAATCATAACCCTTATAGATGAAAAAAAGGCTTTCTTAGGAAAGGGGTATTATGGAAAACAAAATAAAGGCTGTGGCTGGATTTTAAGTAATAGTAAAAATAGTAATTTGGATTATAAATTTTTCTATGATAAGATTAGAAATGCATTTTCCAAAAGAATGAAGTTTTATCATTCAAAAGACACGACTGCATTTAGAGTATTTAATGGTGAAGGTGACGGAATAGGAGGTCTTACGATTGATTATTTCGATGAATATTATCTCATCACTTGGTATAGCAGAGGTATATATACATTTAAAGACAATATAATTAAAGCTATAAAAAGCTTAGTTTCTTTTGACGGCATATATGAAAAAAAGAGATTTGAAGAAAATGGCATGGTTGTAGATGAAGATAGCTATGTTTGCGGAAGAAAAGCACCTGAACCTCTTATAGTTAAAGAAAATAAAGTTAATTTCTCAATTTATTTAAATGATGGTGCCATGGTTGGGGTATTTTTGGACCAAAAGGAAGTAAGAAAGTCTATCAAAGATAAATACTCCAATAATAAAAGAGTTTTAAATACTTTTTCATATACAGGAGCATTTTCAATGGCAGCTGCAAAAGGTGGTGCTATTACTACAAGTGTTGATTTAGCAAGCCGAAGTCTAGAAAAAACAACTGAAAACTTTACTATAAATAATATTGATTTCACAAAACATGAAATAATTGTTGAAGACATTTTCCTATATTTTAAACGCGCAAAAAAGGAAGAATTAAAATTTGATGTGGTTATTCTTGATCCGCCAAGCTTTGCGACATCAAAAGATAATAGATTCAGTGCAGCAAAAGACTATAAAGGATTGGTTAAATCAGCTATAGATATAACAGAAGATGAAGGAGTAATTGTAGCTTCAACAAACTGTGCTACTTTTAATATGGGCAAATTTAAGAAGTTTATAGATGAAGCTTTTAAAGAATCACATAGAAATTATGAAATTCTAGAAGAACATACTCTTCCAGAAGATTTTGCAGTTACAGATAAATTTCCTGAGGGAAATTATTTAAAAGTTGTGATTGTAAAAATGTACTAA
- a CDS encoding Hsp20/alpha crystallin family protein produces MFGLIPFRTNGIDKKGGSIEDFFNGFFNDDFFSPMSLGFGNNQKFNADIRETQNEYLVSAELPGVKKEDINLEYRDNTLIISALRNEEINEEKDNYIRRERTYGKISRAFHVENVDRSRISAKFQNGELQIILPKLNEAIRDDSRILIQ; encoded by the coding sequence ATGTTTGGATTGATACCTTTTAGAACTAACGGAATAGATAAGAAGGGAGGCTCAATTGAAGATTTTTTCAATGGATTTTTCAATGATGATTTCTTTTCGCCAATGAGTTTGGGTTTTGGAAATAACCAAAAATTTAATGCTGATATAAGAGAAACTCAAAATGAATATTTAGTTAGTGCAGAATTACCAGGTGTTAAGAAAGAAGATATAAATCTTGAATATAGAGACAATACTTTGATTATTTCTGCTCTTAGAAATGAAGAAATAAATGAAGAAAAAGATAATTATATTAGAAGAGAAAGAACTTATGGAAAAATATCAAGGGCTTTTCATGTTGAGAATGTTGATAGATCGAGAATTTCTGCAAAATTTCAAAATGGGGAATTACAAATTATATTACCTAAATTAAACGAAGCTATAAGAGATGATAGTAGAATTTTAATTCAATAG
- a CDS encoding methyl-accepting chemotaxis protein yields MYQRLHELISGDPINKKIKKSFLIINMFTIISMIIIVSILYMFSYKTNLSYRKSYALSDNISNMRISLQKIDKNLYKAIAEEDVEKEQKYLELVNEEVEEFDSNSKILKETLPDHELIDEINSSVELAAKSRSNIVELINKKEKISALAVMENTYSYQIDGIADKVIEVYKQSQKQTSNFLHKVDIINNIILGFIIIIMISTLIITSTISGVLTDIFIKGINNIKEISEELLYGNLKVESSYESTDEMGEMASNLISAIEMIDSYVDDITTILEKISVGNLDIELEKNVQYKCDFIPIQESLESIINTLNSDFYGICRAVELTSNRSEQISLITKELSDGATNQASIIEQLLDNFNEILTKVTINAQNAEEANKVSESTKNIVSEGNHKMEELMKSIEEIAESSDQISKITSSIENIASQTNLLALNAAIEAARAGETGKGFAVVANEVKSLAEQCSNAVKNTNMLIGNSLFAVKKGEGLAKEASNSLQNIVVNVDNSAKLVNEISLASQDQTNEIMKMTTRVNQISEVIQINTAKAQETAASTEELSLQAQNIAEKMSKYDLKSK; encoded by the coding sequence ATGTACCAAAGATTACATGAACTTATATCAGGAGATCCAATAAATAAGAAAATAAAAAAATCATTCTTAATAATCAATATGTTTACAATAATAAGCATGATTATAATAGTAAGTATTTTATATATGTTTTCTTATAAAACTAATTTGTCATATAGGAAATCATATGCACTTTCAGATAATATATCAAACATGAGAATTAGTCTACAAAAAATAGATAAAAATCTTTATAAAGCAATAGCTGAGGAAGATGTGGAGAAAGAGCAAAAATATTTAGAATTAGTAAATGAAGAAGTTGAAGAATTTGATAGTAATTCTAAAATTTTAAAAGAAACACTACCTGATCATGAACTAATTGATGAGATTAATTCATCTGTAGAATTAGCCGCAAAAAGTAGAAGTAATATAGTGGAATTGATAAATAAGAAAGAGAAGATATCAGCCTTAGCAGTAATGGAAAATACATATTCTTATCAAATAGATGGCATAGCAGATAAAGTTATAGAAGTATATAAACAGTCTCAAAAACAAACATCTAATTTTTTACATAAGGTAGATATAATTAACAATATAATATTAGGATTTATAATAATCATAATGATCAGTACATTAATAATAACGTCAACAATAAGCGGTGTGTTGACAGATATATTTATTAAAGGAATTAATAATATAAAAGAAATATCTGAAGAATTATTATATGGAAATCTCAAAGTTGAAAGTAGCTATGAATCTACAGATGAAATGGGGGAGATGGCAAGTAATCTGATTAGCGCTATAGAGATGATAGACTCATATGTAGATGATATTACAACAATATTAGAAAAAATATCAGTTGGAAATTTGGATATAGAGTTAGAGAAAAATGTGCAATATAAATGCGATTTTATTCCTATACAAGAGTCGCTTGAGAGTATTATAAACACATTAAATAGTGATTTCTATGGTATATGCAGGGCGGTAGAGTTAACATCAAATAGATCAGAACAAATATCACTAATTACTAAAGAACTATCAGATGGAGCTACAAATCAAGCAAGTATAATAGAACAACTTTTAGACAATTTTAATGAAATATTAACTAAAGTTACTATAAACGCCCAAAATGCAGAGGAAGCTAATAAAGTATCGGAAAGTACCAAGAATATTGTATCTGAAGGAAATCACAAAATGGAAGAGTTAATGAAATCTATAGAGGAGATTGCTGAATCTTCCGATCAGATTTCAAAGATTACAAGTTCTATAGAAAATATAGCATCACAAACAAACCTTTTGGCGCTGAATGCAGCTATTGAGGCTGCGAGAGCTGGAGAAACTGGAAAAGGATTTGCGGTGGTAGCTAATGAAGTTAAGAGCTTAGCCGAGCAGTGCTCAAATGCAGTTAAAAATACTAATATGTTAATAGGAAATTCTTTATTTGCAGTTAAAAAAGGTGAAGGTTTAGCAAAAGAGGCCTCGAATTCATTACAAAATATAGTGGTTAATGTAGATAATAGTGCTAAATTGGTCAACGAAATATCACTAGCATCACAAGATCAAACAAATGAGATAATGAAAATGACAACGAGAGTTAACCAAATCTCTGAAGTTATACAGATTAACACAGCTAAGGCACAAGAAACTGCGGCATCAACTGAAGAATTATCACTTCAAGCCCAAAATATAGCTGAAAAGATGTCTAAATATGATTTAAAATCAAAGTGA
- a CDS encoding MFS transporter has protein sequence MNISQVTSKISEKITMKEKVGYATGDLACNFIYQTVSSYLLFFYTDVFGISAAAAGFMFLIVRLFDAVMDPLIGTVVDKTNTKYGRFRPYILYGAFPFAGVAILCFTTPAFSDPIKLVYAYVTYILLSVTYSVVNIPYAALTSAITQDNKEVVSLTSIRMLFSNTGGLIVSFGVPLLAGIFTNMTGKTSTGWQITMSIMGILGALLLIYCFLNTQERVRIDHSEDAKINVKDIFIQLKSNRPLVIICLFFILNFGVNSIVNSVGIYYVTYNVARPDLVKWYGLMGTLPALILMPLMPSMYKWMGKKKLLFTALSLKAIGLIALFVIPATMVPLVFAGRLIAALGTITAGAFTWALIPETIDYGQYKTGKRASGVIYALVGFFFKFGMAIGGIVPGLILAKFGYVANHAQTATALHGILITMTAIPVIFVIIELVAIFFYNLDEKEHKRVLSELNTRV, from the coding sequence ATGAATATCAGTCAAGTAACATCTAAGATTTCTGAAAAAATTACTATGAAAGAAAAGGTGGGTTATGCCACAGGAGATTTAGCTTGTAACTTTATTTATCAAACAGTAAGTAGTTATTTACTATTCTTCTATACAGACGTTTTTGGAATTTCCGCTGCAGCAGCTGGATTCATGTTTCTGATAGTAAGACTGTTTGATGCTGTAATGGATCCACTAATTGGGACAGTAGTGGATAAAACGAATACAAAATACGGAAGGTTTCGTCCATATATCTTATATGGTGCTTTTCCCTTTGCAGGAGTAGCTATCCTTTGTTTTACCACTCCAGCATTTTCAGATCCTATAAAATTAGTATATGCTTATGTTACTTATATACTATTATCAGTAACTTATTCAGTAGTTAACATTCCTTATGCAGCACTTACTTCAGCGATCACTCAAGATAACAAGGAAGTTGTTAGCTTGACATCTATTAGAATGTTATTTTCAAATACCGGGGGATTAATTGTTTCTTTTGGTGTACCTCTTTTAGCTGGAATATTTACAAATATGACTGGAAAAACAAGCACAGGATGGCAAATTACCATGTCAATAATGGGGATTTTAGGTGCACTTCTACTAATATATTGCTTCTTGAATACTCAAGAGCGTGTCCGAATTGATCATTCCGAAGATGCAAAAATTAATGTTAAAGATATTTTTATTCAATTAAAGTCAAATCGTCCACTAGTTATCATATGTCTTTTTTTCATTCTTAATTTTGGCGTTAACTCAATCGTTAATTCTGTTGGAATTTATTACGTTACTTATAATGTTGCAAGGCCAGATTTAGTAAAATGGTATGGTCTAATGGGAACTCTCCCAGCATTAATACTTATGCCGTTAATGCCATCAATGTATAAATGGATGGGAAAGAAAAAATTACTATTTACTGCTTTATCTTTAAAAGCAATTGGGTTAATAGCTTTATTTGTTATTCCTGCAACAATGGTTCCACTTGTATTTGCAGGACGACTAATCGCAGCATTAGGAACTATTACTGCAGGTGCCTTCACATGGGCGCTAATTCCTGAAACTATTGATTATGGACAATATAAGACAGGCAAACGTGCAAGTGGTGTTATTTACGCGTTAGTTGGATTTTTCTTTAAGTTTGGTATGGCAATTGGAGGAATTGTTCCAGGATTAATTTTAGCGAAATTCGGTTACGTTGCAAATCATGCTCAAACTGCTACAGCATTACATGGTATTTTAATCACAATGACTGCAATTCCAGTAATATTTGTAATCATTGAACTTGTTGCAATATTCTTCTATAACTTAGATGAAAAAGAACATAAAAGAGTATTGAGTGAATTAAATACAAGAGTATAA
- a CDS encoding glycoside hydrolase family 43 protein → MMKIKNPILRGFNPDPSICRVGEDYYIAVSTFEWFPGVQIYHSKDLINWNLVAHPLNRISQLDMKGNADSGGIWAPCLSYSDNKFWLIYTDVKVTKGIWKDCYNYLVTCETIDGDWSEPVKLNGSGFDPSLFHDKNGKKYLLNMLFDNRVYNHRFAGIVMQEYSPEGEKLIGESKLIFKGTDLKLTEGPHLYQIGDYYYLLTAEGGTKYEHAATIARSKNIEGPYEVHPDNPILTAWDKPRNELQKCGHASIVHTHTDEWYLVHLTGRPLPSDEVPGTEVRGYDKETGKPLPHTAPRGYCPLGRETAIQKLEWIDGWPYVVGGKEGSIEIDAPNMKEVKWEPSFKELDHFDDDKLNINFQSLRIPLTEDIMSLTEKPGNMRLYGKESLISKFTQALVARRWQSFNFDAATSVSFNPDAFQQSAGLVCYYNTENWTTIDVTWNEEKGRVIDIISCDNFEFSQPLAQNMIPVPESVEYVHFKVEVRVEEYKFFYSFDGVEWKEIPISFESKKLSDDYVGGGACFTGAFVGMHCQDVSGNNKSADFHYFMYKENLI, encoded by the coding sequence ATAATGAAAATTAAAAATCCAATATTAAGAGGATTTAATCCAGACCCAAGTATTTGCAGGGTAGGTGAGGACTATTATATTGCAGTATCCACTTTTGAATGGTTCCCTGGAGTACAAATTTATCATTCTAAAGATTTAATTAATTGGAATTTAGTTGCTCACCCTCTAAATAGAATCTCACAACTTGATATGAAAGGAAATGCTGATTCGGGTGGTATATGGGCTCCTTGTTTAAGCTATAGTGACAATAAATTTTGGCTAATCTATACAGATGTAAAAGTTACAAAAGGAATTTGGAAAGATTGCTACAATTATTTGGTTACTTGTGAAACTATTGATGGAGATTGGAGTGAACCAGTTAAGTTAAACGGTTCAGGTTTTGATCCTTCTTTATTCCATGATAAAAATGGGAAAAAGTATTTATTGAATATGCTGTTTGATAATAGGGTATACAATCATAGATTTGCAGGTATTGTAATGCAAGAATATTCTCCAGAAGGAGAAAAATTAATTGGAGAATCTAAACTAATTTTTAAGGGTACAGATCTTAAATTAACAGAAGGGCCTCACTTATATCAGATTGGTGATTATTACTATCTTTTAACGGCTGAAGGTGGAACTAAATATGAGCATGCTGCAACAATAGCGCGTTCTAAAAATATAGAAGGACCTTATGAAGTACATCCGGATAATCCTATTCTTACCGCGTGGGACAAGCCTAGAAATGAATTACAAAAATGTGGGCATGCATCTATTGTACACACTCATACTGATGAATGGTATTTAGTTCATTTAACCGGAAGGCCACTTCCATCAGATGAAGTTCCTGGCACTGAAGTGAGAGGATATGATAAAGAAACAGGAAAACCACTTCCACATACAGCGCCAAGAGGGTATTGTCCACTTGGAAGAGAAACAGCTATCCAAAAGCTTGAGTGGATTGATGGATGGCCATATGTAGTAGGTGGAAAAGAAGGTTCAATAGAAATTGATGCTCCTAATATGAAAGAAGTAAAATGGGAACCTAGCTTTAAGGAATTAGATCATTTTGACGATGATAAATTGAACATTAATTTTCAATCACTACGTATTCCATTGACTGAAGATATAATGTCCTTAACAGAAAAGCCAGGAAATATGAGATTATACGGAAAAGAATCATTAATATCTAAATTTACACAGGCTTTAGTTGCTAGAAGGTGGCAATCTTTTAACTTTGATGCGGCAACAAGTGTGTCATTCAATCCAGATGCTTTTCAGCAATCGGCTGGGCTTGTATGTTATTACAATACAGAAAATTGGACAACAATTGATGTAACTTGGAATGAAGAAAAAGGAAGAGTAATTGATATTATTTCTTGCGATAACTTTGAATTTTCACAACCGCTAGCTCAAAATATGATTCCAGTGCCAGAAAGTGTTGAATATGTACACTTTAAAGTAGAAGTTAGAGTTGAAGAATATAAGTTCTTTTATTCATTTGATGGGGTGGAATGGAAGGAGATACCTATAAGTTTTGAATCTAAAAAATTATCAGATGACTATGTAGGTGGAGGAGCCTGCTTTACAGGAGCATTTGTAGGGATGCACTGTCAGGATGTTAGCGGAAATAATAAATCGGCTGATTTTCATTATTTTATGTATAAAGAGAATCTAATATAG
- the ilvD gene encoding dihydroxy-acid dehydratase — protein sequence MLENSIIPKSIPERKLWSQFDSLQMGMDWDEEDIKKPQILIDDVFGDSHPGSSHLMGLTHQVSIGVYEKGGRPGQFHVTDVCDGCAQGHNGMNFVLASREVIADMVEIHGSFVSWDGMVLISSCDKSIPAHLKAAARMDMPAIFVPGGSMRPAPYMSTSIKAGDISLREKKKDAITAQEVRDFKLTGCPSVGACQFLGTASTMQCMAEALGLALSGSALAPATMRDITAMARKAGKQIMNLVKANITTKDILTPEAFYNAIVVHAAIGGSTNAMLHLPAIAHELDIELKPELFDEINHKIPHIGNIYPSGEYPTEAFWFAGGIPMVQWLLKDYLNLDVLTVTGKTLRENLEDIKNDGFFDRIEGYLHNYGLNREQLIKPVETTKEMGSIAVLKGNLAPEGAVIKYAAVSENMMYHVGAARVFDCEEDCHNAVIEDKINPGEVLIIRYEGPRGSGMPEMLMTTEAIVCDSRLNGSTVLLTDGRFSGATRGPCVGHISPEAATGGPIALVKDGDLIELDIKGRKLNIVGVKGKLYELEEIDKILEERKANWSIPKTEPRRGIFGRYTRGAVSAMKGAYLE from the coding sequence ATGTTAGAGAATTCTATAATACCCAAAAGTATTCCAGAGCGTAAGCTTTGGTCACAATTTGATTCACTTCAAATGGGAATGGATTGGGATGAGGAAGACATAAAAAAACCTCAAATACTTATTGATGATGTATTTGGGGATAGCCATCCAGGAAGTTCTCATCTTATGGGATTAACACATCAAGTAAGTATTGGTGTGTATGAAAAAGGAGGGCGTCCAGGACAATTTCACGTTACTGATGTTTGTGATGGATGTGCTCAAGGGCACAATGGAATGAATTTTGTATTAGCTTCAAGGGAGGTTATTGCAGATATGGTGGAAATCCATGGATCATTTGTTTCATGGGATGGAATGGTTTTAATTTCTTCATGCGATAAATCGATTCCAGCTCACCTAAAAGCAGCCGCACGTATGGATATGCCAGCTATATTTGTTCCTGGTGGAAGTATGAGACCCGCACCATATATGTCTACATCTATTAAAGCTGGAGATATTTCATTAAGAGAAAAGAAAAAAGATGCTATAACAGCTCAAGAAGTTCGTGATTTTAAGTTGACTGGCTGTCCGTCTGTAGGAGCCTGCCAATTTCTTGGCACTGCAAGCACTATGCAGTGTATGGCTGAAGCATTGGGTTTAGCTTTATCAGGAAGTGCACTTGCACCAGCAACAATGCGAGATATAACAGCTATGGCTAGAAAAGCTGGTAAGCAAATTATGAATTTAGTTAAAGCTAATATTACTACAAAGGATATACTTACGCCAGAAGCATTTTATAATGCAATTGTTGTCCATGCAGCTATAGGTGGATCAACTAATGCAATGCTGCACCTTCCAGCTATAGCTCATGAACTGGACATAGAATTAAAGCCAGAACTATTCGATGAGATCAATCATAAGATCCCACATATAGGAAACATATATCCTAGTGGAGAGTATCCAACTGAAGCCTTTTGGTTTGCTGGTGGTATTCCTATGGTGCAGTGGTTGTTAAAGGATTATTTAAATTTAGATGTACTAACAGTAACAGGTAAGACCCTAAGAGAAAATCTTGAGGATATAAAAAATGATGGTTTCTTTGACAGAATAGAAGGGTATCTTCATAATTATGGATTGAATCGTGAGCAGTTAATAAAACCAGTTGAGACAACAAAGGAAATGGGATCTATTGCAGTTTTGAAAGGTAATTTAGCTCCAGAGGGTGCAGTTATAAAATATGCAGCAGTATCAGAAAATATGATGTATCATGTGGGAGCTGCAAGAGTATTCGATTGTGAAGAAGATTGTCATAATGCTGTAATTGAAGACAAGATTAATCCAGGAGAAGTCTTGATTATACGATATGAAGGGCCAAGGGGATCTGGAATGCCAGAGATGCTTATGACAACAGAGGCTATAGTATGTGATAGCAGATTAAATGGATCAACAGTTTTATTAACGGATGGGCGCTTTTCAGGAGCTACAAGAGGACCATGTGTTGGACATATATCTCCTGAAGCAGCAACAGGAGGGCCAATTGCGTTAGTAAAAGATGGAGATTTAATTGAGCTTGATATAAAGGGACGAAAGTTAAATATTGTTGGAGTCAAGGGAAAATTATATGAATTGGAAGAGATAGATAAAATATTAGAAGAACGAAAAGCAAATTGGAGTATTCCTAAAACAGAACCAAGAAGAGGGATATTTGGACGTTATACAAGGGGAGCTGTATCAGCAATGAAGGGCGCTTATTTAGAGTAA
- a CDS encoding dihydrodipicolinate synthase family protein codes for MFKGIYTPIVTIFNEEGKIDKKSLEILIEKLIKDEVNGIVILGSIGEFFNFSSLEEKKDYIKFVSKVINGRTKLIVGTGDNNIEEVIELNKCASDVKADAALIITPYFFGLDENYIYEYYSIIAKNTELPIIIYNFPARTSVNVSYELVLRLANEFNNIVGIKDTTDSISNIRRFVQKVKKVRKDFCVISGFDEYLIPNLLSGGDGIIGGLTNVNAKLFIDTYKAVLDKDFEKLFILQDKINRLTELYDLTNPFIVGLKEAVNISLKLDMNTSIRNYNIKINDDIKKKIQEIIEK; via the coding sequence ATGTTTAAAGGAATTTATACACCAATAGTGACTATTTTCAATGAAGAAGGGAAGATTGATAAGAAAAGTTTAGAGATTTTGATTGAGAAATTAATAAAAGACGAAGTAAATGGAATTGTCATATTAGGATCAATTGGAGAATTTTTTAATTTTTCTTCTTTAGAAGAAAAAAAAGATTATATTAAGTTTGTATCTAAAGTTATAAATGGAAGAACAAAATTAATAGTTGGGACTGGAGATAACAATATAGAAGAAGTTATTGAATTAAATAAATGTGCAAGTGATGTAAAAGCAGATGCTGCTTTAATTATAACTCCATATTTTTTTGGTTTAGATGAAAATTATATATACGAATATTACTCAATAATAGCTAAGAATACAGAATTACCTATTATAATTTATAATTTTCCTGCTAGGACATCTGTAAACGTATCATATGAATTAGTGTTAAGATTAGCAAATGAATTTAATAATATTGTTGGAATTAAAGATACTACAGATTCTATTAGCAATATTAGAAGGTTCGTCCAAAAAGTTAAGAAAGTTCGTAAAGATTTCTGCGTAATTTCTGGATTTGATGAATACTTAATACCTAATTTATTATCTGGAGGAGACGGCATTATAGGCGGATTAACCAATGTAAATGCGAAATTATTTATAGATACGTATAAAGCCGTTTTAGATAAAGACTTTGAAAAATTATTTATACTCCAAGATAAAATAAATAGATTGACTGAATTATATGATTTGACAAATCCATTTATAGTGGGACTAAAAGAAGCAGTTAATATATCTTTAAAGTTAGATATGAATACATCTATCAGAAATTATAATATTAAAATAAATGATGATATAAAAAAGAAAATACAAGAAATTATTGAGAAATAA
- a CDS encoding IclR family transcriptional regulator, with protein MNTAILRGIEILRFVGQSDEPVTIAEISKYLNIPKTSVFNIVNALVSEKFLSIENMKLKSYELGVGVFELGSLYLNKMELTKISSTFLEKLSNDIGETVFLAVVNDNELVYLDKHESKGTLRTTGNLGSRTSMYSTSLGKAILATYNSVQLNNYFEQITFIPKTKSTITNKECLMENLDLIRERGYSISDEENEEGLFCIAVPIYNRMGQAIAAVSISTLKMKINDERIGVCAELITKVALDISKKLGYKKESLF; from the coding sequence TTGAACACTGCAATTCTAAGAGGAATAGAAATTTTAAGGTTTGTTGGGCAAAGTGATGAACCTGTAACAATTGCTGAAATAAGTAAATATCTTAATATACCTAAGACCAGTGTATTTAATATAGTTAATGCATTGGTAAGTGAAAAGTTTCTATCAATAGAAAACATGAAACTGAAGAGTTATGAATTAGGGGTAGGAGTCTTTGAACTTGGAAGCTTATATTTAAATAAGATGGAATTAACTAAGATATCTAGTACTTTTTTGGAAAAGTTGTCTAATGATATTGGAGAAACAGTATTTTTAGCAGTAGTAAATGATAATGAACTTGTATATTTAGATAAGCATGAGTCAAAAGGTACTTTAAGAACAACTGGTAATTTGGGATCTAGAACATCAATGTATTCAACAAGTTTAGGTAAGGCTATTTTAGCAACTTATAATAGTGTGCAATTAAATAATTACTTTGAACAGATTACATTTATTCCTAAAACTAAAAGTACAATAACTAATAAAGAATGCTTAATGGAAAATTTAGATTTAATTAGAGAAAGAGGATACTCTATTTCTGATGAGGAAAATGAGGAAGGACTATTTTGTATAGCTGTGCCTATATATAATAGGATGGGTCAAGCAATAGCAGCAGTATCCATTTCTACGTTAAAGATGAAAATTAATGATGAGCGTATTGGAGTGTGTGCAGAACTTATAACTAAAGTTGCACTGGATATTTCAAAAAAATTAGGATATAAAAAAGAAAGTTTATTTTAA
- a CDS encoding MerR family transcriptional regulator gives MKIGEFAKKSGVTVKTLLHYDKIGLLKPSEKTDSGYRIYCEEDLLKLQQITTLKFIGLSLNEISHILHESGENLENMISIQKKALEEKKKHIEAVIDVFNKAQNTAKKNGFLDASNLIDIIKVTNMESRVREQYKTDKNLNIRSNLHSYNVNKIDFDKWCFNQISFSPNANVLELGCGTGKLWFKNKDYIENTLNITISDFSRSMIRIARNRLKDVYHDFQYEEINAEEIPYNDETFDIIIAQHMIYFVPDIEKALAEIQRVLKPNGVFYVTANSCNSMKELNRLSESFAPNSGLDNNGYSERFDLEHGRGMLEKYFHKVDVEILDGKIIVDKAEPVVSYKASTIQGSSILVGEKKKEFTKYLEEYIKKNGDISITTKICMFKAMK, from the coding sequence ATTTACTGTGAAGAAGACTTATTAAAGCTTCAGCAGATTACAACCTTAAAATTCATTGGGTTGTCGCTAAATGAAATAAGTCATATATTACATGAAAGTGGAGAAAACCTAGAGAATATGATAAGCATTCAAAAGAAAGCTTTGGAAGAAAAGAAGAAACATATTGAGGCCGTAATTGATGTTTTTAATAAAGCACAAAATACAGCAAAGAAAAATGGTTTTCTAGATGCGAGTAATCTGATTGATATCATAAAAGTAACTAATATGGAAAGTAGGGTTAGGGAACAATATAAAACAGATAAGAACTTAAATATTAGAAGTAATCTTCATAGCTATAATGTAAATAAAATAGATTTTGACAAATGGTGTTTTAATCAGATAAGTTTCTCACCAAACGCAAATGTATTGGAACTTGGATGTGGAACAGGAAAGCTTTGGTTTAAGAATAAAGATTATATAGAGAATACTTTAAATATTACAATATCTGATTTTTCTAGAAGTATGATTAGAATCGCAAGAAATAGATTAAAAGATGTATATCATGATTTTCAGTATGAAGAAATTAATGCTGAAGAAATACCTTATAATGATGAAACTTTTGATATAATCATCGCTCAACATATGATTTACTTTGTTCCAGATATAGAAAAGGCTTTAGCTGAGATACAAAGAGTACTAAAGCCTAATGGTGTATTTTATGTGACAGCTAATTCTTGTAATTCTATGAAGGAATTAAATAGACTTTCAGAAAGTTTTGCGCCTAATTCTGGGTTAGATAACAATGGTTATTCAGAAAGATTTGACCTAGAACACGGCAGAGGAATGCTCGAAAAATATTTTCATAAAGTAGATGTTGAAATTTTAGATGGTAAAATAATAGTAGATAAGGCTGAACCAGTAGTGTCCTATAAAGCTTCAACTATTCAAGGAAGTTCAATACTTGTTGGTGAAAAGAAAAAAGAATTTACGAAATATTTAGAAGAATATATTAAAAAGAATGGAGATATATCAATAACAACTAAAATATGTATGTTTAAAGCAATGAAATAA